The DNA region CGGAGTTCGACTGCGTGTAGCGCGCGGTGGCCATCCCGAGCAGGGCGTCGCGGCGGTGGCGCCCGTCCAGCACGCCCGCCGGGAGCGCGGCGGCCAGGTCCGCGGCATCCCGGTCCTGCTCGATGACGGTGCCGAGCACCTCACGACGCTCGCGCGCCGGCGGCGCCCAGTCGGCACCGGCCTCGAAGACGAGGAACCGGCCGGACTTCTTCCCACTGAGGACGCCCACCGTGCCCTCCTCGTAGCCGGGGGCGATCACGGCGTCGCAGATGACCGTGCGCAGGAACTCCGCGGTCTCGGCATCCACCGGCCGCGACAGCGCCACCACGTCCCCGAAGGACGACTTCGGGTCGGCATCGCGGGCCCGCACGTAGGCCGAGATCAGGGTGTCCTCACCCACACCGGACGTGCGCCAGGTCTCGGCGGCGACCTCGTCGACGGGCCCGGCCAGGGCCGCACCCGCGGGGGACACGTGCTTGAACGACGCCGCCGCGGGGAGGCCACCCGCCTCATCGGCCTCGCGCACGAGCGCGAACGCGTTGAGCGCGTCGAGGTAGTTGATCAGCGAAGGCTCGCCGTTGAGGACGGCGGGGCCGCCTTCGACCGAGGCGGACTGGTGCGGATTCATTCCGTAGCGCATGGATGCTCCCATCTGTCGTGATGGGCACCCAGGCGGTCGATGCCGTGTTCTCGCGCTCCCTGCCGGTCATCCGGCTTCGCCAGTCGCCCACCCAGGATACCGGCCGCCGCTGAGGTGATGTCCTCACCGTGGAGCGGGGCGCCGGAGGGGCTGTGGCAGGCGGGCAGGGTACGGCGGGCGGCTGCCTGCGCGACTACCGTGGACGCATGCGCTTCCCCGCCGCGATCCGTGCCGCACGCCGTGCACCGCTCCTGCAGGTGCTGAAGTCGGCCGCGGCGACCATCGCCGCCTGGTTCCTCGCCGCGTGGCTGATGCCCGGCCCGCTGCCGGTGTTCGCCGCGATCGCGGCACTGCTGGTGGTGCAGCCCAGCGTGAACCAGTCGCTGTCCAAGGCCGTCGAGCGCAGCATCGGCGTCATCGTCGGCGTCGTCATCGCCGTGCTCCTGAGCGCGCTGCTCGGCCCGCAGGGCTGGGTGGTCCCGGCATCCGTCGTGGTGGCGATGCTCGTCGCGTGGGCGCTGCGCGCGTCGACGGGCACGGGGAACCAGGT from Microbacterium soli includes:
- a CDS encoding phosphoribosylaminoimidazolecarboxamide formyltransferase, whose translation is MRYGMNPHQSASVEGGPAVLNGEPSLINYLDALNAFALVREADEAGGLPAAASFKHVSPAGAALAGPVDEVAAETWRTSGVGEDTLISAYVRARDADPKSSFGDVVALSRPVDAETAEFLRTVICDAVIAPGYEEGTVGVLSGKKSGRFLVFEAGADWAPPARERREVLGTVIEQDRDAADLAAALPAGVLDGRHRRDALLGMATARYTQSNSVVLVRDGAAVGIGAGQQNRVDCVRLAGAKARVWWLRRHPFVRELPTVEGMRRQDRLNWQVRFAGAEMTRAQLVEFEGLFGAEAAGRYGDDGWRAEWAQRLDDVTLVSDGFLPFRDNVDHAAEFGVGTIVEPGGSTRSDEVAAAAAEHGIPLVTTGLRLFHH